The Helicobacter pylori genome includes a window with the following:
- a CDS encoding lipid A biosynthesis lauroyl acyltransferase codes for MTYKERLIHEKILNKDDKGFKTELRILSVFIVEFLVNILGFILAKMPHSWFLRCIKAVAWLMRTFDRRRYFDAKANLDFVFGDSKSEEEKKRIIKKGYENFAFIILETIRVIFIPKDEYDSRFTLINEENVWKSLNKEGQAITLCMHFGYWEAVGTTLAQYYKDYGRGCLGRLTKFAPINHMIMSRREAFGVRFVNKVGAMKELIKMYNQGNGLVGILVDQNVVPKDGVVVKFFNKDATHTTIASILSRRYNIDIQPVFIDFNDDYSHYTATYYPSIRSKITDNAESDILECTQAQASLCEEVIRNHPESYFWFHRRFKSTHPEIYQR; via the coding sequence ATGACTTATAAAGAACGACTCATACACGAAAAAATATTAAACAAAGACGACAAGGGTTTTAAAACAGAATTGCGCATTTTGAGCGTTTTTATCGTGGAATTTTTAGTGAATATTTTAGGGTTTATTTTAGCTAAAATGCCCCATTCGTGGTTTTTAAGGTGTATTAAAGCTGTGGCGTGGCTGATGAGAACCTTTGATAGGCGCCGTTATTTTGACGCTAAAGCCAATTTGGATTTTGTGTTTGGAGATTCTAAAAGCGAAGAAGAGAAAAAAAGGATCATTAAAAAGGGGTATGAAAATTTTGCTTTCATCATTTTAGAAACCATTAGAGTGATCTTTATCCCTAAAGATGAATACGACTCTCGTTTCACGCTCATCAATGAAGAGAATGTGTGGAAGTCTTTAAACAAGGAAGGCCAAGCGATCACTTTATGCATGCATTTTGGCTATTGGGAAGCGGTAGGCACGACTTTAGCGCAATATTATAAGGATTATGGTAGGGGGTGTTTGGGGCGTTTGACTAAATTCGCTCCCATCAATCACATGATTATGAGTAGGCGAGAAGCGTTTGGGGTGCGTTTTGTCAATAAAGTGGGAGCGATGAAAGAACTCATTAAAATGTATAATCAAGGCAACGGCCTGGTGGGGATCTTAGTGGATCAAAATGTCGTGCCTAAAGATGGGGTGGTGGTGAAATTTTTCAATAAAGACGCTACGCACACCACGATCGCTTCTATTTTATCGCGCCGTTACAATATAGACATTCAGCCGGTATTCATTGATTTTAATGACGATTATTCGCATTACACAGCGACCTATTACCCGAGTATCCGCTCTAAAATCACTGATAACGCTGAAAGCGATATTTTAGAATGCACGCAAGCCCAAGCGAGTTTGTGTGAAGAGGTGATTAGAAACCACCCAGAAAGTTATTTTTGGTTCCACAGGCGTTTTAAAAGCACCCACCCTGAGATTTATCAAAGATAG
- a CDS encoding nuclease: protein MKLVLAKNTRKSDAKSVELEDLYHKFSEDKRSIFYFAPTNAHKDMLKAVDFFKEKGHTAYLDEVRVSSDEKDFLYELHII from the coding sequence ATGAAATTAGTTTTAGCCAAGAATACAAGAAAATCAGACGCCAAGAGCGTGGAATTAGAGGATTTGTATCACAAATTCAGTGAAGACAAGCGTTCTATTTTCTATTTTGCCCCCACAAATGCCCACAAAGACATGCTCAAAGCGGTGGATTTTTTCAAAGAAAAAGGCCATACGGCTTATTTAGATGAGGTGAGGGTCAGCAGCGATGAAAAAGATTTTCTTTATGAATTGCACATTATTTAA
- a CDS encoding lysophospholipid acyltransferase family protein, which translates to MSLKFFRKNIVLKVVPRLAFGVLWLLHKTCKNRYFLAQNLKEKPFIVSCWHGELGMIGFAYLRLQKPSVYVIASQHFDGSIAAGLFESFGFKNIRGSSKKGGVKVLIEGLKRLKEGCDVAITPDGPKGPRHSIADGVIALAQKSGVGISACRVVCKNAWRLNTWDQFEIPKPFSEVYYYMLESVIIPKEWELSKAKEYLKTRMDSVGFEESQRGLGA; encoded by the coding sequence TTGAGCTTAAAATTTTTCAGGAAAAATATCGTTTTAAAGGTTGTCCCTCGTTTGGCGTTTGGAGTCCTTTGGTTGTTGCATAAAACTTGTAAAAACCGCTATTTTTTAGCTCAAAATTTAAAAGAAAAACCCTTTATTGTAAGCTGTTGGCATGGGGAGCTTGGCATGATCGGGTTTGCGTATTTAAGGCTTCAAAAACCTTCTGTTTATGTGATCGCAAGCCAGCATTTTGACGGCTCTATTGCGGCGGGTTTGTTTGAAAGCTTTGGTTTTAAAAACATTAGAGGCTCTAGCAAAAAAGGGGGGGTTAAGGTTTTGATAGAAGGGCTTAAACGATTGAAAGAAGGTTGCGATGTCGCTATCACTCCTGATGGCCCCAAAGGCCCACGGCACAGCATAGCGGATGGGGTGATCGCTTTAGCTCAAAAATCAGGCGTGGGGATTAGCGCTTGTCGGGTGGTTTGTAAAAACGCATGGCGGTTGAACACTTGGGATCAATTTGAAATCCCTAAGCCTTTTAGCGAAGTGTATTATTACATGCTAGAATCTGTGATCATCCCTAAAGAATGGGAGCTTTCAAAGGCTAAAGAATATTTAAAAACGCGCATGGATTCTGTTGGATTTGAAGAATCTCAAAGGGGTTTGGGTGCTTAA
- a CDS encoding Ppx/GppA family phosphatase: MAKITTVIDIGSNSVRLAIFKKTSQFGFYLLFETKSRVRISEGCYAFNGVLQEIPMQRAIKALSEFKEIALKYKSKKILCVATSAVRDAPNRLEFVARVKKACGLQIKIIDGQKEALYGGIACTNLLHKNSGITIDIGGGSTECALIEKGKIKDLISLDVGTIRIKEVFLDKDLDVKLAKAFIQKEVSKLPFKHKNAFGVGGTIRALSKVLMKRFDYPIDSLHGYEIDVHKNLAFIEKIVALKEDQLRLLGVNEERLDSIRSGALILSVVLEHLKTSLMITSGVGVREGVFLSDLLRHHYHKFPPNINPSLISLKDRFLPHEKHSQKVKKECVKLFEALSPLHKIDEKYLFHLKIAGELASMGKILSVYLAHKHSAYFILNALSYGFSHQDRAIICLLAQFSHKKIPKDNAIAHMSAMMPSLLTLQWLSFILSLAENLCLTDSHHLKYTLEKNKLVIHSNDTLYLAKEMLPKLIKPIPLTIEFA; this comes from the coding sequence ATGGCTAAAATCACAACCGTGATTGATATAGGCTCTAATTCAGTGCGTTTGGCTATCTTTAAAAAGACGAGCCAGTTTGGGTTTTACTTGCTTTTTGAGACTAAGTCTAGGGTTAGGATTTCAGAGGGTTGTTATGCGTTTAATGGGGTTTTACAAGAAATCCCCATGCAAAGAGCCATTAAAGCCTTGAGCGAATTTAAAGAAATCGCTCTTAAATACAAAAGCAAAAAAATCTTGTGCGTGGCGACCTCAGCGGTGCGCGATGCCCCTAATCGGCTAGAGTTTGTAGCGAGGGTGAAAAAGGCTTGCGGTTTGCAAATCAAAATCATTGATGGGCAAAAAGAAGCGCTCTATGGTGGGATCGCGTGCACGAATTTGTTGCATAAAAATTCAGGGATCACGATAGATATTGGAGGGGGTAGCACGGAGTGCGCGTTGATTGAAAAAGGCAAGATTAAGGATCTCATTTCGCTTGATGTCGGCACGATTCGCATTAAAGAAGTGTTTTTAGACAAAGACTTAGATGTCAAACTGGCTAAAGCCTTTATCCAAAAAGAGGTCTCTAAACTGCCCTTTAAGCACAAAAACGCCTTTGGGGTGGGGGGGACGATCAGGGCGTTGAGTAAGGTATTGATGAAACGCTTTGATTACCCCATTGATTCTTTACATGGTTATGAAATAGATGTGCATAAAAATTTAGCGTTCATTGAAAAGATTGTCGCACTCAAAGAAGATCAATTACGGCTTTTGGGGGTGAATGAAGAACGTTTGGATAGCATCAGGAGTGGGGCGTTGATTCTATCAGTCGTTTTGGAGCATTTAAAAACTTCTTTGATGATCACCAGCGGCGTAGGGGTGAGAGAAGGCGTGTTCTTAAGCGATTTATTGCGCCACCATTACCATAAATTCCCCCCCAATATCAACCCCTCTCTCATCTCTTTAAAAGATCGCTTTTTACCCCATGAAAAGCACAGCCAAAAGGTCAAAAAAGAATGCGTAAAATTGTTTGAAGCCCTATCGCCTTTGCATAAAATAGATGAAAAATACCTTTTCCACTTAAAGATTGCGGGGGAATTAGCGAGCATGGGTAAGATTTTAAGCGTCTATTTAGCCCACAAGCACAGCGCGTATTTTATTTTGAACGCTTTGAGTTATGGCTTTAGCCACCAGGATAGAGCGATCATTTGCTTATTAGCCCAATTCAGCCATAAAAAAATCCCTAAAGACAACGCTATCGCCCACATGAGCGCGATGATGCCAAGCCTTTTAACCTTACAATGGCTGAGTTTTATCCTTTCTTTAGCCGAAAATTTGTGCCTAACAGACAGCCACCATTTAAAATACACGCTAGAAAAAAACAAGCTTGTGATCCATTCTAATGACACGCTTTACTTGGCTAAAGAAATGCTCCCCAAACTCATTAAGCCCATTCCTTTGACGATAGAGTTTGCTTGA
- the miaB gene encoding tRNA (N6-isopentenyl adenosine(37)-C2)-methylthiotransferase MiaB produces the protein MKVYIETMGCAMNSRDSEHLLSELSKLDYKETSDPKTADLILINTCSVREKPERKLFSEIGQFAKIKKPNAKIGVCGCTASHMGADILKKAPSVSFVLGARNVSKISQVIHKEKAVEVAIDYDESAYAFEFFEKKAQIRSLLNISIGCDKKCTYCIVPHTRGKEISIPMDLILKEAEKLANNGTKELMLLGQNVNNYGARFSSDHAKVDFSDLLDKLSEIQGIERIRFTSPHPLHMNDAFLERFAKNPKVCKSIHMPLQSGSSAVLKMMRRGYSKEWFLNRVERLKALVPEVGISTDIIVGFPNESDKDFEDTMEVLEKVRFDTLYSFIYSPRPFTEAGAWKERVPLEVSSLRLERLQNRHKEILEEKAKLEVGKTHVVLVENRREMDNQIVGFEGRSDTGKFIEVACKEKRNPGELVKVEIVSHSKGRLIAAIKGN, from the coding sequence TTGAAAGTTTATATTGAAACCATGGGTTGTGCCATGAATTCTAGGGATAGCGAGCATTTATTGAGCGAGCTGTCCAAACTAGACTATAAAGAGACTAGCGATCCTAAAACAGCGGATTTGATTTTAATCAACACTTGCAGCGTGCGCGAAAAGCCTGAACGGAAATTGTTTTCAGAAATCGGTCAATTCGCTAAAATCAAAAAACCCAACGCCAAAATCGGGGTTTGCGGGTGCACTGCAAGCCACATGGGAGCGGATATTTTGAAAAAAGCCCCGAGCGTGAGCTTTGTGTTAGGGGCTAGGAATGTGTCTAAAATCTCTCAGGTGATCCATAAAGAAAAAGCGGTTGAAGTGGCGATTGATTATGATGAAAGCGCGTATGCGTTTGAATTTTTTGAAAAAAAGGCTCAAATCCGATCGTTGCTAAACATCTCTATAGGGTGCGATAAGAAATGCACTTATTGCATTGTCCCGCACACTAGGGGGAAAGAAATTTCTATCCCTATGGATTTGATTTTAAAAGAAGCCGAGAAATTGGCGAATAACGGCACTAAGGAGCTCATGCTTTTAGGGCAGAATGTGAATAATTACGGCGCGCGTTTCAGCAGCGATCATGCGAAAGTGGATTTTAGCGATTTGTTGGATAAATTGAGCGAAATTCAAGGCATTGAAAGGATACGATTCACTTCGCCTCACCCCTTGCACATGAATGATGCATTTTTAGAGCGCTTTGCCAAAAACCCTAAAGTGTGCAAGAGTATCCACATGCCCTTACAGAGCGGATCTAGCGCGGTGTTAAAGATGATGCGAAGGGGTTATAGTAAGGAGTGGTTTTTAAATAGGGTGGAGAGGTTAAAAGCGTTAGTTCCTGAAGTGGGCATTAGCACGGATATTATCGTAGGCTTCCCTAATGAGAGCGATAAGGATTTTGAAGACACGATGGAAGTGCTAGAAAAAGTGCGCTTTGACACACTCTATAGTTTCATTTATTCCCCACGCCCTTTCACTGAAGCGGGAGCTTGGAAGGAAAGAGTGCCCTTAGAAGTTTCATCTTTGAGGCTAGAGAGGTTGCAAAACAGGCACAAAGAAATTTTAGAAGAAAAAGCCAAGCTGGAAGTGGGTAAAACGCATGTGGTGTTGGTGGAAAATAGGCGTGAAATGGATAATCAAATCGTGGGTTTTGAAGGGCGCAGCGATACGGGGAAATTCATTGAGGTAGCGTGTAAAGAAAAAAGAAATCCGGGCGAGCTTGTAAAAGTGGAGATTGTTTCTCATTCCAAAGGGCGCTTGATAGCGGCCATCAAAGGCAACTAA
- a CDS encoding dihydroorotase family protein: protein MLLKNASFYDDGVLKRADIRLKDSLIIEIKDNLSPTTNEEVIECKNLFVLPSFIDLSVTALEGYENLKQKAFKGGVGLLNVFDCDQSGIKNIMAIKNNQLADIATLKNKGGEILIAPSDAFLELISHYAKSYNLPLLISLENSFEPLNSGALAYELGQNFVENAFENTRLVRFMEVSRALQIPMLLDKVSSIATLKLIKAFNDLGARLQAQTPLSHLILDESVYEDYEPRFKIAPPLRDKESQNALKEALKNNEIAMLTSLHVFKNSSAELFEESAFGCESIEDAFSVAYTFLVQKKVISFQQLIKVMATNQARFLKLNAGEVKENQLANLMIVDLNAQTRVDNKNSPFYGLELYGGVQRMILKGQTTFIKENACKKS from the coding sequence ATGTTGTTAAAAAACGCTTCGTTTTATGATGATGGGGTTTTAAAAAGAGCGGATATCCGCTTAAAAGATTCTCTCATTATAGAGATTAAAGATAACTTAAGCCCTACCACAAATGAAGAAGTGATTGAGTGCAAGAATTTATTCGTGCTGCCAAGCTTCATTGATTTGAGCGTTACTGCTTTGGAGGGTTATGAAAATTTAAAACAAAAGGCTTTTAAAGGGGGGGTGGGGTTGCTCAATGTTTTTGATTGCGATCAAAGCGGCATTAAAAATATTATGGCGATTAAAAACAACCAACTAGCCGACATCGCTACGCTTAAAAATAAAGGAGGGGAAATTTTAATCGCGCCATCTGACGCTTTTTTAGAACTCATCAGCCACTACGCTAAATCCTACAACTTGCCTCTTTTAATTTCTTTGGAAAATTCTTTTGAACCCCTAAATAGTGGGGCATTAGCCTATGAATTGGGGCAAAATTTTGTGGAAAATGCGTTTGAAAACACGCGCTTGGTGCGTTTTATGGAAGTTTCTAGAGCGTTACAAATCCCTATGCTTTTAGATAAAGTGAGTAGCATCGCCACACTCAAACTCATCAAAGCCTTTAATGATTTAGGAGCGCGTTTGCAAGCCCAAACGCCCTTAAGCCATTTAATCTTAGATGAGAGCGTGTATGAAGATTATGAGCCTAGATTTAAAATCGCTCCTCCTTTAAGGGATAAAGAAAGCCAAAACGCTTTAAAAGAGGCCCTAAAAAATAATGAAATCGCCATGCTCACAAGCCTTCATGTTTTTAAAAACTCTAGCGCAGAGCTTTTTGAAGAAAGCGCTTTTGGGTGTGAGAGCATAGAGGACGCTTTTAGCGTGGCTTATACTTTTTTAGTTCAAAAAAAGGTTATCAGCTTCCAACAGCTCATTAAAGTCATGGCGACTAATCAAGCGAGGTTTTTAAAACTCAATGCAGGCGAGGTTAAAGAAAACCAATTAGCCAATCTCATGATCGTAGATTTAAACGCTCAAACAAGAGTTGATAATAAAAATTCGCCCTTTTATGGTTTAGAATTATACGGCGGAGTTCAAAGAATGATTTTAAAGGGGCAAACCACATTTATTAAGGAGAATGCATGCAAGAAATCATAG
- a CDS encoding indole-3-glycerol phosphate synthase, which produces MQEIGILENLQKSLALKEGMLSYEMLGKSLSYNPYLPRVIPQTKDCVFVTPDEVLGKLLEENTRTECVVVNFKGLYEIGAPSVFDLEVLGLLRRHASSLIVHQDLFISHYQLLESLVQGSDGVILDEELLKEDLKGMVEFSWRLGLSVFVETHKPDYTHLKDLGVLGVLEISPHSYNQKKIVFLD; this is translated from the coding sequence ATGCAAGAAATAGGGATTTTAGAAAATTTACAAAAAAGCTTGGCCTTAAAAGAGGGCATGCTTTCTTATGAAATGTTAGGTAAAAGCCTGTCGTATAACCCTTACTTGCCTAGAGTCATTCCTCAAACTAAAGATTGCGTTTTTGTAACCCCTGATGAGGTTTTAGGAAAGCTTTTGGAAGAAAACACCCGCACAGAATGCGTTGTTGTCAATTTCAAAGGATTATACGAAATAGGTGCACCAAGCGTGTTTGATTTAGAAGTTTTAGGGTTATTGCGCCGCCATGCGAGTTCTTTGATTGTCCATCAGGATCTTTTCATCAGCCACTACCAGCTTTTAGAATCGCTTGTTCAAGGCTCTGATGGGGTCATTTTAGACGAAGAGCTTTTGAAAGAAGATTTAAAGGGCATGGTAGAATTTTCTTGGCGTTTGGGCTTAAGCGTGTTTGTAGAAACCCACAAGCCAGATTACACCCATTTAAAAGATTTAGGGGTTTTAGGCGTGCTAGAAATTAGCCCCCATTCTTATAATCAAAAAAAAATAGTCTTTTTAGATTGA
- the waaC gene encoding lipopolysaccharide heptosyltransferase I, producing the protein MKIAIVRLSALGDIIVSAVFLAAIKERFTDAQIEWFVDERFSAILEHSPYIDKLHPIALKSALKTLNPLKIFKLFKSLRAYEYDIVIDMQGLVKSALITQMLKAPKKVGFDYASARESLSAFFYSEKVSIAYSESILKRNFTLLSHALNLPKKEISEGLSSRFKVFSYQDSPKIDALNLNQNKLKILFVLETSKINKTYPIERFKELALALENFQICLLWHADEDKANALYGALKNQRDVLLLPKLTLNEVKALLFKMDLIIGGDTGITHLAWALQKPSITLYGNTPMERFKLESPINVSLTGNSNANYHKKDFSIQNIDPKKIKECVLNILKEKE; encoded by the coding sequence TTGAAAATAGCGATTGTCAGGCTTTCAGCGCTCGGAGATATTATCGTGAGCGCGGTATTTTTAGCGGCCATTAAAGAGCGTTTCACTGACGCTCAAATAGAATGGTTCGTGGATGAAAGATTTAGCGCGATTTTAGAGCATTCCCCCTATATTGATAAATTACACCCCATCGCTTTAAAAAGCGCACTCAAAACATTGAACCCTTTGAAGATTTTCAAACTTTTTAAATCTTTAAGGGCTTATGAATACGATATAGTCATTGACATGCAAGGCCTAGTCAAATCCGCTCTCATCACGCAAATGTTAAAAGCCCCTAAAAAAGTCGGCTTTGATTACGCTTCGGCTAGGGAGAGTTTGAGCGCATTTTTTTACTCAGAAAAAGTTTCTATCGCTTATAGTGAATCTATTTTAAAGCGCAATTTCACGCTCCTATCTCATGCCCTAAACTTGCCCAAAAAAGAAATTTCAGAGGGCTTAAGCTCTAGATTTAAAGTGTTTTCTTACCAAGATTCTCCAAAAATTGATGCGTTAAATTTGAATCAAAACAAGCTAAAAATCCTTTTTGTTTTAGAAACTTCTAAAATCAATAAAACTTACCCCATAGAGCGTTTTAAAGAGTTAGCGTTAGCGTTAGAAAATTTTCAAATTTGCTTGTTATGGCATGCTGATGAAGATAAGGCTAATGCGCTTTATGGCGCTTTAAAAAACCAGCGCGATGTGTTATTGCTCCCCAAACTCACTTTAAACGAAGTTAAGGCGTTGCTCTTTAAAATGGATTTGATTATTGGGGGCGATACGGGTATTACACATTTAGCATGGGCGTTGCAAAAACCCAGCATCACCCTTTATGGCAACACGCCCATGGAGCGTTTTAAATTAGAAAGCCCGATCAATGTTTCGCTCACCGGTAATTCAAACGCCAACTACCATAAAAAGGATTTTTCTATCCAAAACATAGATCCTAAAAAAATTAAAGAATGCGTTTTAAACATTTTAAAGGAAAAAGAATGA
- a CDS encoding YkgJ family cysteine cluster protein: MQDFDFSFNPKACEGCGAKCCVGENGYIFLNIQEMQQISAFLKLELEEFSQKYVKKVGYKFSLLEKDAKELGLACVFLDLETKKCQIYSVRPKQCQTFPFWESVKTFSKERKEAFCQSCPGITQKTKETKVR, from the coding sequence ATGCAAGATTTTGATTTCAGTTTTAATCCTAAGGCATGCGAGGGTTGTGGGGCAAAGTGTTGCGTGGGGGAAAACGGGTATATTTTTTTGAATATCCAAGAAATGCAACAAATTAGTGCTTTTTTAAAATTAGAATTAGAAGAATTCAGTCAAAAATACGTTAAAAAGGTAGGGTATAAGTTTTCTTTATTAGAAAAAGACGCTAAAGAGTTGGGTTTAGCGTGCGTGTTTTTGGATTTGGAGACGAAAAAATGCCAGATTTATAGCGTGCGCCCTAAACAATGCCAAACTTTTCCTTTTTGGGAGAGCGTGAAAACTTTCTCTAAAGAGCGAAAGGAAGCTTTTTGTCAAAGCTGTCCGGGCATCACACAAAAAACCAAAGAAACTAAAGTGCGCTAA
- the mqnF gene encoding aminofutalosine deaminase family hydrolase, which yields MQEIIGASLVFLCNEKCEVLEDCGVVFDEKIVEIGDYQSLTLKHPHLKVQFFENSVLLPAFINAHTHFEFSNNKASFDYGSFSGWLGSVLNNGGAILENCQGAIQNAISAQLKSGVGSVGAISNHLIEVNLLKESPLSAVVFLEFLGSSYSLEKLKAFEAKFKELKDLEDKKLKAALAVHAPYSVQKDMALSVIQLAKDSQSLLSTHFLESFEELEWVENSKGWFENFYQHFLKESHFKSLYKGANDYIDMFKDTHTLFVHNQFASLEALKRIKSQVKNAFLITCPFSNRLLSGQALDLERTKEAGLSVSVATDGLSSNISLSLLDELRAFLLTHNMPLLELAKIALLGATRHGAKALALNNGEIEANKRADLSVFSFNEKFTKEQAILQFLLHAKEVERLFLGGERVI from the coding sequence ATGCAAGAAATCATAGGAGCGTCTTTAGTTTTTTTATGCAATGAAAAATGCGAAGTGTTAGAAGATTGTGGCGTAGTCTTTGATGAAAAGATTGTTGAAATAGGCGATTATCAAAGTTTAACGCTTAAACACCCCCACTTAAAGGTGCAGTTTTTTGAAAATTCCGTTTTATTGCCCGCTTTTATCAACGCGCACACCCATTTTGAATTTTCCAACAATAAGGCGAGTTTTGATTATGGGAGTTTTTCTGGCTGGTTAGGGAGCGTGTTAAACAATGGGGGGGCGATTTTAGAAAATTGCCAAGGGGCTATTCAAAACGCCATTAGTGCGCAATTAAAAAGCGGTGTGGGGAGCGTAGGAGCGATTTCTAACCACCTGATAGAAGTTAATTTATTAAAAGAAAGCCCCTTGAGTGCTGTCGTGTTTTTAGAGTTTTTAGGGAGTAGCTATTCTTTAGAAAAACTAAAAGCGTTTGAGGCCAAATTTAAAGAGTTAAAAGATTTAGAAGATAAAAAGCTTAAAGCCGCTCTTGCGGTGCATGCCCCTTATTCGGTTCAAAAAGACATGGCTTTAAGCGTGATCCAATTAGCCAAAGATTCACAAAGCCTGCTTTCTACGCATTTTTTAGAATCGTTTGAAGAATTAGAATGGGTAGAAAACTCTAAAGGGTGGTTTGAAAATTTTTACCAGCATTTTTTAAAGGAGTCTCATTTCAAATCGCTCTATAAGGGCGCGAACGATTACATTGACATGTTTAAAGACACGCACACTTTGTTTGTGCATAACCAGTTCGCTTCTTTGGAAGCGTTAAAAAGGATTAAATCTCAAGTCAAAAACGCTTTTTTAATCACATGCCCCTTTTCTAACCGCCTATTGAGCGGGCAAGCGTTGGATTTAGAAAGAACCAAAGAGGCTGGTTTGAGCGTGAGCGTGGCCACTGATGGCTTGAGTTCTAACATTTCGCTGAGCCTTTTAGACGAATTAAGGGCGTTCTTGCTCACTCATAACATGCCGTTATTAGAATTAGCCAAGATCGCTCTTTTAGGAGCGACTAGGCATGGGGCTAAAGCTTTAGCTTTAAATAATGGCGAGATAGAAGCTAATAAGAGGGCGGATTTGAGCGTGTTTAGTTTTAATGAAAAATTCACTAAAGAGCAAGCGATTTTGCAATTTTTATTGCATGCTAAAGAAGTGGAGCGCTTGTTTTTAGGGGGGGAAAGGGTGATCTAA
- a CDS encoding YfhL family 4Fe-4S dicluster ferredoxin, protein MSLLVNDECIACDACREECPSEAIEEGDPIYNIDPDRCTECYGYDDDEPRCVSVCPVDAILPDPNNAESKEELKYKYESLKEQD, encoded by the coding sequence ATGTCATTATTGGTGAATGATGAATGCATTGCGTGCGATGCTTGCAGAGAAGAATGCCCTAGTGAGGCGATTGAAGAGGGCGATCCCATTTATAATATTGATCCAGACAGATGCACGGAGTGTTACGGGTATGATGATGATGAGCCTCGTTGCGTGAGCGTATGCCCTGTAGATGCGATTTTGCCGGATCCTAACAATGCAGAGAGCAAAGAGGAACTGAAATACAAATACGAAAGCTTGAAAGAGCAAGATTAA
- a CDS encoding tetratricopeptide repeat protein translates to MNIQTKKRFLANILLFSLFSCLKAETLSEDHQILLSSDAFHRGDFAAAQKGYMNLYKQTNKVVYAKEAAISAASLGDIKTAMHLAMLYQKITNNRNDVSINKILVDGYAQMGQIDKAIELLHKIRKEEKTIATDNVLGTLYLTQKRLDKAFPLLNKFYNQVHDEDSLEKLITIYFLQNRKKEGLDLLQSHIDRYGCSEQLCQKALNTFTQFNELDLAKTTFARLYEKNPIVQNAQFYIGVLILLKEFDKAQQIAELFPFDRRLLLDLYTAQKKFAQASKQASLIYQEKKDPKFLGLEAIYHYESLSAKNKKLTKQEMLPIIQKLEQATKERQAWLAKTKDKEDAQDAFFYNFLGYSLIDYDMDIKRGMDFVRKALALDSGSVLYLDSLAWGYYKLGNCLEAKKIFSSIAKESIQAEPELKEHNKIIQECKK, encoded by the coding sequence ATGAATATTCAAACAAAGAAAAGATTTTTAGCAAATATATTGCTTTTTAGTCTGTTTTCTTGCCTTAAGGCTGAAACCCTTTCAGAAGATCATCAAATCCTGTTGAGTTCAGACGCTTTCCATAGAGGGGATTTTGCTGCCGCTCAAAAAGGCTATATGAATCTCTATAAGCAAACCAATAAGGTGGTGTATGCTAAAGAAGCGGCCATTTCAGCGGCGAGTTTAGGGGATATTAAAACCGCTATGCATTTAGCCATGCTCTATCAAAAAATCACCAATAATCGTAACGATGTTTCTATCAATAAGATTTTAGTGGATGGCTATGCACAAATGGGGCAGATTGATAAGGCGATTGAATTGTTACACAAAATCCGTAAAGAAGAAAAGACCATAGCCACAGACAATGTGTTAGGGACTTTGTATTTGACTCAAAAGCGTTTGGATAAGGCTTTCCCGTTGTTGAATAAGTTTTATAACCAAGTGCATGATGAAGACAGCTTAGAAAAACTCATTACGATCTATTTTTTGCAAAATCGTAAAAAAGAGGGCTTGGATTTGTTGCAATCTCATATAGACAGGTATGGTTGCTCAGAGCAATTGTGCCAAAAAGCGCTCAACACTTTCACGCAATTTAATGAGTTGGATTTGGCTAAAACGACTTTCGCTCGTTTGTATGAAAAAAACCCTATTGTTCAAAACGCCCAATTTTACATAGGGGTATTAATCTTGTTGAAAGAGTTTGATAAGGCCCAGCAAATCGCAGAATTATTCCCATTTGATAGGCGTTTGTTGTTAGACTTATACACCGCACAAAAAAAATTCGCTCAAGCTTCCAAACAGGCTTCTTTGATCTATCAAGAAAAAAAAGACCCTAAATTCTTAGGATTAGAGGCGATTTATCATTATGAAAGCTTGAGCGCGAAAAATAAAAAACTCACCAAACAAGAGATGCTGCCTATCATTCAAAAATTAGAGCAAGCCACCAAAGAGCGCCAAGCTTGGCTCGCTAAAACTAAAGATAAAGAAGACGCGCAAGACGCTTTCTTTTATAATTTTTTAGGGTATTCCTTAATAGATTATGACATGGATATTAAAAGGGGCATGGATTTTGTGAGGAAAGCCTTAGCGTTGGATTCTGGCTCAGTGCTTTATTTGGATTCTTTAGCATGGGGTTATTATAAATTAGGGAATTGTTTGGAGGCTAAAAAAATCTTTTCTAGCATCGCTAAAGAGTCTATCCAAGCCGAACCTGAATTAAAAGAACACAATAAGATTATTCAAGAATGCAAGAAATAG